In Spodoptera frugiperda isolate SF20-4 chromosome 3, AGI-APGP_CSIRO_Sfru_2.0, whole genome shotgun sequence, the genomic window CCGAtattatataagaaaaaaaatatcttatctcCAATTCTCCATGTCTCCTAAATATTATGTGTGATTGTTTCTCTgaatttttttccttattataTTCTAGGTAGCTTCTTTTTACAAGAATAAATAGTGTGCACCTTAGTTTCCATTCAATCAGCAGGTAGTTTTGGCGCCTGGAAGACTTATTTACGAGACGCAACGTAGCCATATTAGCCATAGTTGTCCAGGACTTCATTCTAATATCCCTTCGGTCGGTTAAATTCGTTTGTTAAGCGTTGTTACTTGGAAAATAGCCTGTAAATGCTATCCCAACATcgaaatacaagttcacacacacaacatcacacctttaatcccccatggggtaggcagaggtgcacattacggcacgaaatgctactgtacaatgtacacccacttttcacaataaaatttatgttataagtcccatgtaatagggggtgaacctatttaCTATAAATACAAGTCCAACACCAAATAatccacagatggagcccagtagggctgatgcctgatccggagctgcggactacctagcgggtttaccggggctccggctcgaaaaccaggagtaggaacggggtggtttttagtcagtaagagtctgacactccctcgcgcctcgtccaaggcggaagaagacattggatgattttccccctaaaccaaaaaaaaacaccaaataaTTAATGCTTAGGTATTGGACTCGTACCTATTTATACAAGAACTATTCTAAAACTGATACTACCCACCCATATCTCTGAATTGGCACGTACTAAAGATATTTTCAAATTGGCCAGCCAATAGGAGCTAATATGAATTCCTTGCGGGTCACGACTCGCTAGCCATATTTCATTCCAGTGAAATATGACATAAATGTGCTAGACTGACTAGGTAGTCTTATTACTTACTAGATTTTTTAGCTTATTGTTAGGCTTTTGAATAGGTTTGATTGGTTTCTGGGCAGTAGAAAATGATATTGAGGATTTCAATAACTAAGTTATTCACTATTTGACTGTCCtgttaattttacaaatactATTACCGAATACTGAGGTCTCCGGTTCAGTTCCCGGGTCTGGTAAATATTTTCGTAGTACGCAGCATGGAGTTCGGTAAGTCGGAAGAAAaacaatgttaatttttattaataaagaacggaaattaattaatttttattaataaagaaaagaaagaaaggaatTAAGAAACCCTTTATTACGCCACGACACACAAGTGACCGAGAATATagatacacaataaaattaaatgagagGTACGATGCAgcgaaaaaaaaactgttgctCGGCTTACCTAATACCGAAGCCCGGGCATGAAGGCTCGAATCCGCGACACTGATTTTCAGTACTAGCCCGTATGATTAATCACGTAACAATTGATAATAGAACATTTCCTTGGAAGTTTTAGCATTTAGGTCAAGTCCCATAAAAGTAGATTTCAAATCCCACACATCCCGAAGTCAACGAGATTTCAAGATGGCGCCGGCTTCAAATTGACACATCCGGCGGGCGCTTTGACGCGGGCCCTCACCGGAAGTACACTTACAGCCTCCTGATATCCACTCCACTGAAGACCTTCTTCCTGCTAAAGTGTCTCCCTCTGACGACTCGTGTCGATCTTTGTAACGGagatgtattttgttgtgtCCTTTGCTTTCTCTCGACGAGATCGTTTATGAAGCTTCTTTTGACGTTTTATCCGAACGTGTTGCGCCCGTTGTGCCTTTTtggtgattaaaaaaaaagaaaaacacaaaaagtgtTGATATTTTTGCTTGGTAGACGTCTAGGAGATTTGACGTGAAATTATTCGATAAGTAAAACCAATTCttatctttttatttgtaactagtTGAATATTAAACCATGCATATAAACTAAAATCattttttgtagtaataaatatCTGGAGCGCCTACATAtatccattttaatatttcattcgtACTACATTTATTACTTATCATTAAATGAGGCAACATGTTGTCACGCGTGCGATTGCTCGTAAAATATTATCAGGCGCTCCACATAAATTCGTACACGAGTTTTGCTTACATATACAtaccatacataataatataaacctaCTTTACTACTTACGCAATTATCAGTGTATTTGTACATCTAAGAGTTAGTATTATACTAAAGTCTAAGCctaaaactaaacataaacacaaaatcaTAATAAGTCCATAGACCACAAACGAGAAGCTAGTAGATACTgcagaataatattatatatgtaatactagcgacccaccccagcttcgcatgggtgataatatattatgcatgtattcctcttgaattactctattaaagaaaccgcatcaaaattagttttaaagatttaagcatacaaaaggacatagggacagagaaagcgactttgttttatactatgtagtgatttcaCGTGACcttaaaatatcatcaaaactTAACTCACctgtgtgtttatttatgtaaataagtaattacataacaaacataacccgaattaattataagtaaccTTAGCAGTACAATATTAGTTTAGGCTTGGTACTCTCACCGCAAATGTTTGAACGTTATGGAGGAAAACTGGGAGAAAAAATTGGCGAAACCATCGCTTATGGGTAattggttttaataaataatcgttacgtttattactttttctttcttttccttGTTTCCGACCAGTGAGTGGAATATTCGGTATTTAGAAATGGAAGATTGCTGAAAATGGTTTCTGACTTTCAGGTAAAACTAAGAAGCATTTTGGAAAAGCACTTCAGGTCGATCTTTGCTATATTTTCAGAAGACacaattataaatgtgaatgtttgtttgctTAAATGTTTGAATGTATTGTCCGTCAGTAACACCGAAAATATTGTACAGATTTTGATgtttgatatacagacagggggacctgacttgagtgataagatactttttcaCTCACGGGAACTCGGCGAAACCAATGGCAGAAACtacttattacaatataaaaaaaacactcaatATTCGACACTATTTATCGAATAAAAATTCTTTACCAACTATATGCAAGGATATTTAagattttccatatttttagtaatttccgtgtctaaaattttaaatgcCTAGACTCTAAGAGACCCTAGAGACGtcctaaaaataataaggaagcacaacaacaacaatgaattaacaaaatacaacaCTACAACTCGATTTACACACAACACAACCAATCGATTAACTTTAACAATCTGTGCACGAGTAATCGCTATTAAACCTCATTCACTAATGAAGTGTGCGATCATTTATCACGAAGAGTCTTCCACTGAATTTGTTGGTCCAACATTTGTCCCCCAAATATTGTGACAAGGGTATTATGACAAGCAAACTAATTACTTATCCGGATCTTTACATTCTGTGcctgttttgaattttaattttttgtataagGTTTTAGGTTAGGTACCTTTGGAGGAGATTGGATGTGGCTAAAAGCTTGAGTGCACAATGATCTTAGGTTAAGAGGTGGAACTTGGTTTATGAATCATTCTTAACATCTTTTTATGACCACCAGAGGAGTTAGAAGTGCGTTACTGCTCTTTTGGGGATTAGAGGTTTGGATTAAGGATTTGGAGATCAGAATGGGGAGaggattgggcctctggtaGCCTCACATGAGATGGCCAAATATAATCTTCGGACTCTTTCATGCTTTGGTGAGCTAAAGATGTCACGCATCGCAAACATCGATGgcattgtaattattatacctTAAATTACCGACAGGATTAAgggtagggcaagtgacccggttgtggccaccgacccctttgtggccacttgggccttcaaatatttataactaaggcatggacaaataaattactctgtgatgtacaatatttaaaatattgaatattggagacactgataccgttggcagctttgatgtgtcaaacttcacttcgatgcaacaagtcattctttttagttgagggtgaaattgttaagatcttaacaaaaaggctaaggcgagcctatgagatttggtttttatttttttaatctttgcttattgtttggatgtttatgttaatactacatgaagaataaattgtctaagtggaactaaagttattttgtcgccatatgtttctgaagtgggattattagaaggtggccactaatggagacaaaattatgaatttctccatctttgccacatggctggccaaaacttttgtacataaatgccccacttctagtcatttatcgtaatttatttattatttttccttggctttacatatcaacaaatacatatttttcattttcagagatgcaataaattgccttcacacaaagggaggtcagtttactttgcagcttttaccaacgtcatataaatgttgatctctttatttgtaagttaaattcaagtgagtaataatatttcatattttccagactaaatgaaaaccattgtttcttaaatgtcaaatttaattaataaattttgattacttttattgtattttttgatggccagaactggcacacgaccgtggccagaaatggcacgaatctggccaaaaatggcacaaactcccttttattttcttttttatacagttatttttctattggcgttctttaaaaaaagggttttcttaggcaaggttaatacatgttaaatgactttttacaagaaatatgttcgtgataacaaaaactataagttaagaaagcctcaaagtcgacaaaattcttaaagtggccacaaccgggtcacttacgatacttTGCATCAgaaatgtactatgtagctatgctacgaaaatgtaatagctaacctgtaaaactatgtgaccgtttccattgatactaagctatgtagcttagcgacgaagatgcgcagctcgagtatgcaatgtatcgataatgGAGAAGCCATTCATTACACgcatctttcaatataaaaccatagcttagctgagtcgtTTTCCACCTAGTCTCAAGCCTAAGCTGGTGGAAGCCAAAcccatctacagcaacgtagcataggacATCTCTGATGAAAAAGCACGCTAAAGGACAAGACGTTACTTATAAGTATTATGAATGCAATAATTATGAACTTAATCGGCTATCAGACCTCCAGTAAACGTCCTATAGACTCCAAACTCAGTTCTCAGTATTCTAATTCTACCTAATTTACCACAATGGCCGTTACCGATACTTTACCAAACACACCGAAGcaatgaaaagaaataaaacaaacccgagcaagtaataaaaaaaaagtttatcaaATAAAGAGTCGGAAGAGTTTCGGAGTACGGTAATCTTTTTCTGCACGTACTAATATTCAGTGGAgcgaagttttatttaattttttacgtgACTTCCTTACACCTTAGATGTTAGAACTCTCCTCGTATAATGAAGTGGGGTTGATTTGACAGTAACTGCTTTTAAATTCACTTTAAATGTTACTGTTAAAAAATTAGgaagtttatttaattcttgTAAGCACTTAGGTTTTTTTATGAaggaaaagtcatccaatgacttctctcgcaaTGGGCGGGgtaagagagagtgtcagactcttactgactaaaaaccaccccgttccgacttctgcttttcaagccggagccccggtaaacttgctaggtagtccacagctccggattaggcatcagccttactgggccccatctgtaatGGGTTAGTACCTACGTAAGATGCTTTTATAGTTACCAATTTGAGGTGGGTACAAGTTCTAAAAAAGTCTTTGATCTCAAACAACTCGACTTCCAACAATGAAGaactatttaaacaaatatgtaaaaaGGTGTTGATTAATGTGATTTTCTAAACAGTTATGTTGTTTTTCACCTACAGAATGGTCAGACGACCTGATGATAGCCtgagggagccgctggatgctgACGAATGGTCATGTTAATAAAGACATCACCTTAATTTCCGAACTGAACCGActaactaggtaggtactaataaacaaaacaactatcaacataataataatacttcgaTATAAAATGTTTCCACACGATGTAATGTGCGTGGAAACGCAAGCGTTCAGCCGGCTAGTCCCACGTATAGCAGTATATCACGTCGGCTCGGTTCACACATGAAATGTTTTACAATTTACTTCGCTAGATAATGTATGGATCGCACACCCGTCCCCAGAACACTGCAGTTCACAATTTGTGATACATCGCGGCTCTTAGCTAAAAGGTCGTTATTCAAAGTTTTAGATGAATATCTATGTTCTTATAATCGTAGACTGATTTTTCGTCGTATTTTTCCTTAGAAGTAGGTACTCCATTTTTATCTTGGTAGATTTGCTATTAGCAGATAGGTAcccaatttaatttttttcgcaGCTTATCTCAGTAAACAAAACCCTTCAAACCTGCAATAAAAGATCGTACCTAGGTactcaaagttaaagtcaaaggatttatttgctaataaataCAGTTTTATAAAAAGGTGTTACAAAAATGTGATACaaaactcctttttaaaaggccggcaacgtacccTTAACTATTCTaatgttacgggtgtccatgggcggtgctgatcgcttaccatcaggtgacccgtctgctcatttgccacctattcaataaaaaaaaccggccaagtgcgagtcggactcgcccatgaagggttccgtaacagcaagtagatgacataatataaaagttgtaaaataacttggtattACATAGCGTTTGtgtgaacgacaaagttatatgtgtggtttttgaaaattttttatttattaaaaactaataatgatatctggttaaaactaattttcgttgttagtttctattgaaatctacagcatatattttttttagttttctcactctcttattttaaaagttagagggggggggacactcatttttccactttggaagcgtctaacttgtaaacggttgattttgacgaaaaatggttttaataaccttaatgtcatttttaaagacctatccatagacaccaatcacggatatgttagatgaaaaaaaatttttttgaatcagttccatgtatggagtgccccctttaatttttaaatttattattttttattcaaaattctaatagcggttaccaaaatacaccatcttacaaagtttcaactatgtaggcccaacagtttcggaaataaatggctgtgacatacggacggacggacggacggacggacggacagacggacagacagacagacatgacgaatctataagggttccgttttttgccatttggctacggaaccctaaaaacaaacacagatttattttatcgtcagtattttattttttttataatcttctTGAATCTTGACGTCATTCAGCATAATTTAAATCGTTTCGTGTATACAGTTAAATCGTCGCCTCGACGTTTCGATTTCAAAATCGTCGTCTGCTTTGACgtcactgaaaaaaaaaaacacattaagaTTTAGCGTGACTGTTAAGTGTACTAAATGAAATGTACATACTTatcttatctataatataaaaataagtcgtgttTTCCTACCTGACGCTATAAATCCAGAACTCACGAaccaatttccacggttttgcattcgttggaaaggtctcgggctccgtgaggtttataacaaagaaaattcaggaaaatttcaagagaacAGCTGGATAACAGGGAAAATCATAGGTGGCGAAACGGCgtttgccgggtttgctagtctattataaaaaaaatgagaattGAGAAAAAAACgattacgaaaaaaataaacataacttaaGTTCTAAGTTCAACAAATCCAATTAAATGGTTTGACTGTGTGAGTGGTTTCGTACACCCAccattcaccatttgtgatataagtcccataaaatgagggggtgagcctattgccactgCCAcagctattgccatatacatatgtataaacgatcaaaaatctatttaatacaTACCCATTGTTTTGGCGACTGCTAAATAATTTCTTCTTTTGCCCTTATgtggttttcttttatttctcctATAGAAGTTTGCCAAGCTTTCAGAGCCCAGTTTAATTGCCAATTCGAAGTGATTCAGTCGATTTCTCAGCTTCttatttgatgaaataattCGTAACCATGTTTTGCTTGTGCGGGCCGCGGTCTGTAGCGATGTGGGGTCTAAATAACtggaaaaaaaactaaatagatCGATTGCTGATGGTTTGACGAGCGAATTAGTTACCCTGAATCCCGGGTCCAATTCCCAGTTGGGGCCAATGTTGACGGTTCTTCGAAAAAATATCTTCTAGGTTCCTAAGTGGTAGCGCCGAGTCTCGAATTTTAGCCGGTGTAATGACAATAGTCTCAGCCTctatttaa contains:
- the LOC118274235 gene encoding uncharacterized protein LOC118274235, which codes for MFGSGIFVFGAKIFDDKERRRDAITALPLEMSWKIFSYLDPTSLQTAARTSKTWLRIISSNKKLRNRLNHFELAIKLGSESLANFYRRNKRKPHKGKRRNYLAVAKTMVTSKQTTILKSKRRGDDLTVYTKRFKLC